The window ATCCAGGGGAATCGAGCTAGAGGTATTAGTGCTAATCTAATCTCTGTGATGGCAGCGATGAGGGCGGCGCTGACTGCGACGCCAGCTGCGCGCCACCCTACGCACACAGGTGAACTTTGTACATTAACTATTCATTAACCTCCGGCAGGTCGCCTTTTGGACAACGGACGAGGGGCAGCAGGCTAAGCGGAAAGTGGCACGAGCAGTTGGCTCCTTTCACACGGATATACGCACCACCGCATCCTCAGTTCCAGTCAGTGGGCCAGCCTATCCACATTTCACTAGCCACCATGTTGTCGCGCCTGCAGGACTTTCTGTCACGCCACCGGCGGAAGTTCATCGTCACCGGTGTGCTGGTGGGGGGAACAATTTACGCGGCCCGCTACGCCCAGAGGCGCTTTGTGGAGTTCCAGGAGCGGCAGGCGCGCGAGTTCTTTGAGCGGTCGCGGCGGATGCATCATTTTGAGTCCACGGAGAAGACCTGCAATCAGGTGATACTCGGCATGGGCGAGGAGATGTGCCAGGCAGTGTTGAAAGAGTGCAGCACCGACGAGCTGCTCGAGCAGTTGCGCCAGAATCCCAAGAACAAGCTGGAGCTGTGGGAGGACATGAAGATTGTCTCGTTCACCCGTCTGGCCACCTTCGTTTACGCCTCCTCCATGCTGGTAATTGCTCTTCGCGTGCAGCTGAACCTTCTCGGAGGGTACATCTATCGGGACATAATGACGGAACAAAAGCAGATCACTGACGAACTGAAGCAGCAATACCTCTCACTCATCCGACACTTCATCACGGAATCCGGCATTCGGGATTTGGCGCGTTACATTCGCACACAAGTTATTGCGGTCGTCAAATCGATGCCTCTGACCAGGCAGCTCTCTTTGAACGACATGGAACAGCTGTTCTGGTCCCTGCAGATGTCTATAAATGCGGATCCGCGACGAGATCCCAACTCACGGATGAGCAAATACCTTATGCCCAGCCAGAATCCCAACCACTCACCCCTGTTGCAACAGATGTTCAACGAGACACTGGACTTGCTGGAGAGCGAAGATGCCATCGGAGTATGTTCGCATAATGTTAGCAGAGGATTCGTCCTGGCCTGCGATGCCATTGCAGAGTCCATGGGAGAAACACTGCAGCATCTGTCACCAGCCGAGTTGAAGAAACAGCAGGAGAACCAACAGCCACTCAAGTTCAACCAGGCCTCGGGTAGCAGCACTCCGAACATGACGAGCCCAACGCCGGAGAACAATAACTTGCTAAACATTAACACAGTGCTGATGGCTCTGGCCAAAGTCATTCCGATCATCAGTGGCATCACATCGCGGGGATATGATAGTGCGGCCCGACCCCAGAACCTGCCTACCCAGCTCCTCACCTTCTACGTGGTGGCCGAGAAGACAAAGACGCTTGGGGCGAATGTCTACGAGACCTTTAGTTCCGCTTAGGAGCAGCAAGAAATCCAGCAGACACCTTATGCATCACTGCATAGGTTAGGATAAGTTTATTGGAACATTGCATATAGTTTATATacatgtatatttttaaatcgaaaCCTAATCCTCAAAAGCGTTCTTTGTGTGTCCATTTTATCCTATCCCGTATTAAGTTTAGACCCTAAGAATAAAGCGTGTTTAAGGTATGCTTAAGTGGATTCCTTAAGTCCAGATGTAAGGAATCCTTTCAGACAGGGACATTCAGAACAAATAACGTGAAGgccttttaaaataaatggaGTATGTAATTTATGCATTATGAGAATAAACATAAAGTGGAATTTATAGCAATAACCTGAGGGTTGTTtggtattaaaaatatatatttaaaagtatgtgatttgtttttattttataaattaaaatagtgGGTTTAGGATTAAGTTCTgcttcttttatttataatttatttattattagttatttttattatttgattttttttttaattctatataatttataattataataatttttaaatatttcaaattccAGAAACAGAACCACTGCATAGCAGAGACACGAACCTAAGCTACTATCACAAAAGGGGGTGGTAAAAAAACCGCCCTGTGATAAGACAGCTGTAGctgcttttgtttgtttgccatttCTCTTGTTCTTGCCGCTCTCTTTCTTTCTCCGGGCACTTGCGCAGAATTCCTAAAAATAAACTTCCAAataattatcaaaatatcacagactgt of the Drosophila ananassae strain 14024-0371.13 chromosome 2R, ASM1763931v2, whole genome shotgun sequence genome contains:
- the LOC6506327 gene encoding peroxisomal biogenesis factor 3; this translates as MLSRLQDFLSRHRRKFIVTGVLVGGTIYAARYAQRRFVEFQERQAREFFERSRRMHHFESTEKTCNQVILGMGEEMCQAVLKECSTDELLEQLRQNPKNKLELWEDMKIVSFTRLATFVYASSMLVIALRVQLNLLGGYIYRDIMTEQKQITDELKQQYLSLIRHFITESGIRDLARYIRTQVIAVVKSMPLTRQLSLNDMEQLFWSLQMSINADPRRDPNSRMSKYLMPSQNPNHSPLLQQMFNETLDLLESEDAIGVCSHNVSRGFVLACDAIAESMGETLQHLSPAELKKQQENQQPLKFNQASGSSTPNMTSPTPENNNLLNINTVLMALAKVIPIISGITSRGYDSAARPQNLPTQLLTFYVVAEKTKTLGANVYETFSSA